The Culex quinquefasciatus strain JHB chromosome 2, VPISU_Cqui_1.0_pri_paternal, whole genome shotgun sequence genome contains the following window.
AGTATTGGTTTTAAGAACTTTAGTCAGTTTGgagcgaaaatttaagaaacggtagcctgaaactcTACACGTCTTATGTTGGAGTCATTGATTGAATTCTAGGGAAATTTTATCATGGAGATTTAGAGTGAGAACAAGCGTTGGTTTTAAGAACGTCAGTCAGTTTGGAGCAAAGATTTAAGGAATGGAAGCCTGAAACTATGCCTGACTTCTGTTGGAGCTATTGATTTAATTCTAGGGAGATTTTATTATCGGGAATGCGAATGAGAACAAGCGTTGGTTTTGAGAACCTCAGTCAGTTTGGAGCGAagatttaagaaacggtagcctgaaaccctacacgacttatgttggagctattgattgaattctagggagaatttatTATGGAGATTTTGAGTGAAAACAAGCATTGGTTTTAAGAACTTTAGTCAGTTTGgagcgaaaatttaagaaacggtagcctgaaactcTACACGTCTTATGTTGGAGTCATTGATTGAATTCTAGGGAAATTTTATCATGGAGATTTTGAGTGAGAACAAGCGTTGGTTTTGAGAACCTCAGTCAGTTTGGAGCGAagatttaagaaacggtagcctgaaaccctacacgacttatgttggagcTATTGATTGAATTCAAGGGAGAATTTATAATGGGGAGTGCAAGCGAGAACAAGCGTTTGAGATTTTTGGGTTGAGTGTAGAGTAAAGGAGAAGGAATTCGCAAAAGAGCGCAAAATGTTATAAAGTAATCAAATGtgaccatttgaaatgttagagttGAAACTCAAATGTTTCTTGATTTCCGTTAGACAACGAAGATGCACACAAAGCGAGAGCAACCTCGTGTGCAATGTAATGAGCCTGCTCTGCGTGTGCGCCTGTATAAGTCGGAGCGCGTCGACAAGGTGGATTGAAGTGTGCGCAACGCGCACGTTGGTAGAGAAAAAGAGAGAGCAGAAACGAACGAATACTACGATCGTTGCGGATGTGGCGTGAGAGTGATGAACTTTGGAATGAACACACGCGGCGTGGTTGAGGTTTGAGAGAgttgcgtgtgtgtttgtgcgctTGTGGACCGACTGTGTCAGAACTGGCCTTCGGCTATCGGGATTCGGAATCAGTCTTTAGTCTGGCGTTTTAATGCTGTAGCGAGCGGTTGTGTTTTATGCGGTGGGTGGTGGGACCAGAAACAAACCGAAGGTTCGCTTCCGAGTTTTCAAGAAGAAATAAAGACCTGGCCTGAGTTACGACAAAGGGTAAACCTCGACTACCGTTTAAAAGGATACTTTTAACCCTTTCAACCGGTAACTTTATTTTTGAGtgtatggcattcctcggagaggaagccaaaaatacgacaacctttctAAAGTGACCATATATAAAAGGAAATTCTTAACTTTAAATAcgaacaattaaaatttaaaattttaagcttaaacaatgtattttccataaaaatcaatcaatttactgccgctccaatctagtccgtcccatatgtaaaaagtgagtgctTAGATATTGCCGTGAGAAGCCCAAAAAATGTTTCACCTTTTTTACATTTCTAATCACAAATTTTTACATACTTTTTCAACAACTATTTCAATATTGGTTCAAAAAGTACCCCTTTCCTAAAATTgactcaaaaaatttgaaattttaaggtaaatttggtaaattttcgtgCTGGGACTGACCTGACTTTATTTATCCATCAATAAAGGCAAGTCTGTCTGTTtatcaaggtaggcttgaaCATTCACAACATAAATTTGCCTGTCATTTGTTGACTTGTTTTGGTAGTTGtccaagttatttttatcaaagattTAAAAGTTTGATTGTTTCAGGTTAATTTACGGCagatgattttagaaaatttcctggctaCAAAAATGTAACCAGCAACGTTGTATTATTTCTTTACCTTTTGCAGCAGACCAAATGAATATAAGATTGCATGTATCAACATCTGGACCCTTGAATTGAGTAACCCAGAATCGTCGAACGGAAGGGGAACCTAATCCAGAACCAGACCATGGATATTCATTCAAGAAGGAATAGTACTGATTTTACTGAATATTAGCTCAATGGTATGTAGTTTTTTTATTACTGTGGTTATCCCAagcatgaggaaaaaaaaaggcAGGATAGGTTTTCGATTAtcgacaaaattcaaaatatatcgTAAACATGACAACTTTATGTGTTTTGAAGTTCTGCTAGTACTTAGGTATATAGtctgtataaaaataataattacacaattttttctATTGATTTGTGAGACATTTCCATGCAaggaactgacttgcctttattttgcatatgggacagcaccaaagtgatttttgttttggattttttagaacaaacataactttttttattaaataggctTAAAATAGATGTTAAAACAAGACAATTCTTAGGTTTatctcaaaatcgacaaaaatacatatgggacggacttgcttCGAGCGGCAGTTTACCCTTCAAAataccgattattaccacgttttcaataagattccgctaCCACGGGCTTTAGGAACCTATTGACACttgttattcttttttcaaataaattttaattattcaacTGTTATGTAATTGTGAACCACTATTTTATTGtttatagatttttattttatataaaattattttataagatGTAACAAATTTATCATGATAACAACGATaggaatgaattaaaatttaaatttctcacAACTGTAATCGAACTCATATGATATAAAATAGTCGTCGAGTTAACCACACCACCCTACCTAAGCATCTTCCTGTGGCTCCGTCGGAAGCTCCTCGAGAATCATCTTCACGTTCGGATGGTTATGCTTAAAGTAGCACAAAACCGAGCTGAAATCGCCCATGATTTTCATGTGCGCCGGACATCCGTCCGAGTCGGCCGCCTCACACACCCACATCTGATTTCCACTGGAAAGTTCACGCGAGAACTGGAACCGGTACGAGTTGTCGTAAACCAGAGTTTCCCTGTGGCTAAACTTGACCAACAGAAACGGAACCCGGCGGTGGCGCTTCACGTTCGACATGGTTCCCTGGCGGATCACGTGGGGCTCGTGCTGGTGCGGACCGGCACTGAGTTCGCGTTGGTCGTCGTTCAGTTTTACCGGGCAGGTGGTTTTGCTACAGGACCACTGGAAGCCCCCCGTCGGACATTTCCTTGGCCGAACGAACTGGTAGCCCTGGTAGTAAAGAAACGCCTTCCTGCCCATCGGGGCTGGCAGCGGTGCCGTTTTGCGGGGCCGACCCATTTTAGTTTTGATCTTGGTCAGTTTTGGCAGCTCCAGCTGCGACGCACCGACGGCATCTACGAACATGGGAAGTTCATGTTTAAGGTCTAGTTTGTTGAGCGAAATTCGACACTCACGAATCTCTGGTGGCGGCGTCGTTTCCGGTTGCCGTTCAGTCGCTTCCGTGATGGACTGTTGTATGAAAATCCGAGGAGAACGTCTGGCGCAGTTGTCCAgctgacaaaaataaatatttagtaATTCAGAATAGGGGGTTTAAGAATCAAATCACCGTAAATCCGCAAAATGATTCATTGGATTGGCCGCTGGAGCTCGGAATCTCAATGACTTCCTGTTCCGCCAAAGATGGAGCCAGCTCCGGCATTTTGACGTCTTCCGGCTCCAGCTTCTCCATCAGCGGCTCAAACAGGTCCTTGACATCCTTCAGTAGGACGTCCATTTCCGGTTCCTTCACACTCGCCAGCAGCATGTCTTTTCTTTCAAATTCCGATCCAACGATCAGGTTGGCCCGCTTTCGGCGGATGTACTCATCGTTAGATTGGCACTGCTTCCTGAACAGATAGAATCCCTCGATTTTCTCCCGGCAGCAGGAACACAACATCGCGTTGAAGTCGTGAAGGAAGGAGACCTGAAACAAAATCAActtgaagaaaaaacaaatgttaacCCAATTTCCAACTCACGTGAATGGACAAGCAGTCAAAGATGCGGCTCAGCAGCTCGATCTGGTCCTCGCCGGGAGGAAACAGCGGACGCAGATCCGCACCGGCCAACCTGAGGCACAGCCGGCACCGGAAGTCGTCCCCGATGGAAGCCGCCGAAGTGGAACGCGATGCGAATTGCATTTTTGGGTAGGCgagcgaaaattttaattttaagagcTGAAAAATTCTGGcttaattttcgaaaaactcaGCGAtggaaatcaaatttaatttgcaaatttttcgcaaacctgttttgacagctggaactgaAAATGGTGCACAAATAACAATTCCTAACCattttttgatgagaa
Protein-coding sequences here:
- the LOC6031814 gene encoding uncharacterized protein LOC6031814 isoform X1 codes for the protein MQFASRSTSAASIGDDFRCRLCLRLAGADLRPLFPPGEDQIELLSRIFDCLSIHVSFLHDFNAMLCSCCREKIEGFYLFRKQCQSNDEYIRRKRANLIVGSEFERKDMLLASVKEPEMDVLLKDVKDLFEPLMEKLEPEDVKMPELAPSLAEQEVIEIPSSSGQSNESFCGFTLDNCARRSPRIFIQQSITEATERQPETTPPPEIRECRISLNKLDLKHELPMFVDAVGASQLELPKLTKIKTKMGRPRKTAPLPAPMGRKAFLYYQGYQFVRPRKCPTGGFQWSCSKTTCPVKLNDDQRELSAGPHQHEPHVIRQGTMSNVKRHRRVPFLLVKFSHRETLVYDNSYRFQFSRELSSGNQMWVCEAADSDGCPAHMKIMGDFSSVLCYFKHNHPNVKMILEELPTEPQEDA
- the LOC6031814 gene encoding uncharacterized protein LOC6031814 isoform X2; the protein is MQFASRSTSAASIGDDFRCRLCLRLAGADLRPLFPPGEDQIELLSRIFDCLSIHVSFLHDFNAMLCSCCREKIEGFYLFRKQCQSNDEYIRRKRANLIVGSEFERKDMLLASVKEPEMDVLLKDVKDLFEPLMEKLEPEDVKMPELAPSLAEQEVIEIPSSSGQSNESFCGFTLDNCARRSPRIFIQQSITEATERQPETTPPPEIHAVGASQLELPKLTKIKTKMGRPRKTAPLPAPMGRKAFLYYQGYQFVRPRKCPTGGFQWSCSKTTCPVKLNDDQRELSAGPHQHEPHVIRQGTMSNVKRHRRVPFLLVKFSHRETLVYDNSYRFQFSRELSSGNQMWVCEAADSDGCPAHMKIMGDFSSVLCYFKHNHPNVKMILEELPTEPQEDA